TTTTGCCGCCGCGGCCGCCCTGCGGCAGGGACAGGAGTGACAATGAGTAACGAAGACATGACCGCGGCCTTGACTCACGTCATTGCCCGCCTGTCGCGCGCTGGCTAGATATCTGCCAGTCCTAGAGTTCAGATATGGCCCTGATCGACCTCGCCAACCCGACCCGTTTCCTTGTGCTGGCCAACCGCGTGCTGCCGTGGCTCGCGGCCGCGACCGCGATCGTCTTCGCCTACGGGCTCTATCGCGTCGCCTATGCGCCGGACGACTACCAGCAGGGCGCGACCGTCAAGATCATGTTCCTGCATGTGCCGTCGGCATGGCTGGCGATGATGGGCTGGGGCCTGATGACCGTCGCGGCGCTGGGGACTCTCGTATGGCGGCATCCGCTCGCCGATGTCGCGGTCAAAGCCGCGGCGCCGATCGGTGCCGCCTTCACCTTCATCTGCCTCATCACCGGCTCGCTGTGGGGCCGGCCGATGTGGGGCACCTATTGGGTGTGGGACGCGCGGCTGACCTCGGTGCTGGTGCTGTTCCTGCTCTATCTCGGCATGCTGGCTCTGTACTGGACCGCCGACGATCCGAACCGCGCTGCGCGCGCCGCCGCCATTCTGGCACTGGTCGGCGCCGTCAACATCCCGATCATCAAATTCTCGGTCGACTGGTGGAACACGCTACACCAGCCAGCCTCGGTCGTACGCATGGACGGCCCGGCCATCGACCCGACGATCCTCGTGCCGCTATTGGTGATGGCACTGGCCTTCACGCTGCTGTTCTTCACATTGCACATCGCGGCGATGCGCAACGAAATTCTGCGCCGCCGCGTCCGTTCCATGCGCATGATGCAGGCGGCAAGCGCATGACCCGGAAAAGTGTGAAGCGGTTTTCCGAAAAGGTCATGCGCAAAGGAAAGAGCGCATGATGGCTCTCGGACCTCACGCGAGCTTCATTGTCGTCGCATATCTTGCGACCGTGATCGTCGTCCTCGGACTGACGGTCTGGATCGTGCGCGACTATGCCGTGCAACGACGCATTCTCAACGACCTCGAAAGCCGCGGCATCAAGCGCCGTTCGCAGCGCGAGGACCGGGCATGAGCGCCGTGGACGACAACGCCCCGCCCAAGCGCTCACGCGGTCTGCTGCTGGCTTTGCCGCTCGCGATATTCGTTGCCATCGCCGCGCTGTTCTATTTCGGCCTGATCGCCGGCGATCCGTCGAAGCTGCCATCGGCGCTGATCGGCAAACCCGTGCCGCCAACCAACCTGCCGCCGCTCGAGGCCTTGGCCGTCAATGGCAAACCGGTGCCGGGCCTGACGGACGACATGCTCAAGGGCCAGGTGACTCTGGTGAATGTCTGGGCGTCGTGGTGCGTGCCGTGTCACGACGAAGCGCCGCTGCTCGACGCACTCGCCAAAGATCAAAGCTATAAGGACAAGCGTTTCGCCATCGTCGGCATCAATTACAAGGACGTCGCCGAGAATGCACGGCGCTTCCTCAACCGCTACGGCAATCCCTTTAGCGCCGTCGGCGTCGACGAGAAGGGCCGCGCCTCGATCGACTGGGGCGTCTATGGCGTGCCGGAGACCTTCCTGGTCGGCCGCGACGGCCGCATCGCCTACAAACTGGTCGGCCCGATTACGCCGCAAAATCTCGAGGCCGTGCTCAAGCCGCAGATCGAAAAGGCGCTGCAACAGCCTTAACCACGAGCCATTCGCGCCCGTAACCAAACGTTAGAGCCGGCAATGATACCCCTCACCCACGTCCGTCCCGTGGGCAGGAAGGATCAGCCTTTTGCACTCGACCAGCGGCCAGCACTTCTCCCGGCTCGACCACCTGCGCGCCTTCGCCGCCTATCTGGTCTTCGTCTGGCATTTCC
The Pseudolabrys sp. FHR47 genome window above contains:
- a CDS encoding heme ABC transporter permease, with the protein product MALIDLANPTRFLVLANRVLPWLAAATAIVFAYGLYRVAYAPDDYQQGATVKIMFLHVPSAWLAMMGWGLMTVAALGTLVWRHPLADVAVKAAAPIGAAFTFICLITGSLWGRPMWGTYWVWDARLTSVLVLFLLYLGMLALYWTADDPNRAARAAAILALVGAVNIPIIKFSVDWWNTLHQPASVVRMDGPAIDPTILVPLLVMALAFTLLFFTLHIAAMRNEILRRRVRSMRMMQAASA
- the ccmD gene encoding heme exporter protein CcmD, with amino-acid sequence MMALGPHASFIVVAYLATVIVVLGLTVWIVRDYAVQRRILNDLESRGIKRRSQREDRA
- a CDS encoding DsbE family thiol:disulfide interchange protein; this translates as MSAVDDNAPPKRSRGLLLALPLAIFVAIAALFYFGLIAGDPSKLPSALIGKPVPPTNLPPLEALAVNGKPVPGLTDDMLKGQVTLVNVWASWCVPCHDEAPLLDALAKDQSYKDKRFAIVGINYKDVAENARRFLNRYGNPFSAVGVDEKGRASIDWGVYGVPETFLVGRDGRIAYKLVGPITPQNLEAVLKPQIEKALQQP